The Epinephelus fuscoguttatus linkage group LG7, E.fuscoguttatus.final_Chr_v1 DNA window CTGGGAATTGCAGTACCACGATTTGGCCACTagaaaaattggcttcaaagcctggcgaACTTCCTGGGGGCCCGGTCCACcgtgttgcaccgccatgtttctacagtagcccagaagagacaaagcaaacactggctatagatagggccatttggcTTTTTGCATTGGGCACCGGAGTTAGTTTTTCCTTCATGATGAGCAGCATTGgtaaaatacaattttttttaaatgtgaaacagcTGATTTTATCAGAAAATGGGtgccgagagattaaactccgttttatcaaacgtgtgctcatccgtgaagaaaatattttttccagcggatgtcttagttacaacatgattgagctaactggagtagtttcatgtcatgtccgacaacaggaggcttttaacagatgacgtcctgatgttagctttgctgctgttagctatccctgtcagctgcagccactgatgctttctagacattgtgatttcccaaaactgaataaataccacacatagcaacacaaaactgctttggcagctcagtcatgttgtaactaagatatccgctggaaaaaaaatttttttcacgggccgtttaatgagttattacctattacagacaccgctaacggttagcccagctaaacatgcacacagaaatagtaatgtttgttcaaccattgtgtttatagactttacaaacaagctctgctggttttctacccggaagtatttgtgaacaacaaggcgattccctctatagtccggccgaacggatgagtcatggccttgtaaaagattatgtttgtttcttttagttggtgagaatgtgtcgccgcaaacgtgacaaacatccactaacttcgATGGCGTTTTCTGcaagcacggctgagccattgtGTACCGCTACAcatgtttctagtgggactatgtttacgagcacaagagttcagcgagccaccgaaggaccgccctgtggatttactattggttctgcaacgtagggagtttttttaaactctgaaattgtatccgcccatcgaAACACAAAATccgggagaaagtcatcagtctttagttaagcaaagcgtctaaagactgacttgtgagtctagtttACGAGAGGAGGAGacttctgcagataatttggctcctggtaaaaacttcctgaacaattaacactgaaggaattctaactgggagaagtttcagatggttgcaatttgcagtcctcaccactagatgccactaaatcttacacacagtTTCTTTAGgtaatttttcaagcaaaaatgccataAATGTAGTAATTCTAAATATTCCAACATGgagattattttcatttcatccgaaaataattttcatcctgatcaataatgaaaataaccatCCTACTGGAAACATTTGTAGGGATACACATTACTGTCATTAATGAGGCCTTATAATGACTCAACCGCTCACTCATAAGACTCATAAACTGTGAGCGTGAAAATTGAAAAACCAGATTTACAATTCTTTTGATTTTAAAACTGAAGCCTAGATCAAAGCAGAGAGCATACTGGCCTGTTCTCCACCGCTGGGGGAGGGTTGGTGACATAAGTCTTTCTTTAATTATCCCATCTCTGAGTCATTTGTCTGTCACATGTGAATGCGGTCTTTGATGTACATTTAACTCTACTGGGTTCATGGGGGGATTTATGTGCATATGATTTGCACACTCTTCGGTCagatcaaattatttatttaattatctcCTTCTcgtgtcttttttcttttctttcccctcCTTCTGGACCGAGTCATCAATTTTCAAAAAGGCCCTGAGAAAACAGTTGCTTCCGTCTGACATGACATAAACTGTTACCATACATTTCTGTGAATCTGTGGGGACAAACCTGACAGAATCAAACTCAAAGACAGCAGTAATCAACCAGTCAGATTCGTTTGGGCAGCCCATGAAAGGCcctgcattgtgtgtgtgtgtgtgtgtgtgtgtgtgtgtgtgtgtgtgtgtgtgtgtgtgtttctgcaggatTTGCTGTTTCAGCAGGGAAGGAATCAGTCCTGTGCCTTTGCCATGCAAGAAAGTCAGCGTAAGGAAATTCCTGAGCTTCACAGTGGCAATCAGGCAGTTAAGGACCTGCCACTGAAAATGGAGCTGTGTGTCAGTCACTTTCATGGCTTATTCACACCAGCACGACTGCTGTGGCATAAAAAAGAGGTATTCTCATTCACTCACCCCAACAACCCAGTAAATTGCCCTTACTTGAAAGATGGTGGAGTATGTATATTTAAGCGCCCTACAGCGAGCGCTACATCTGAAAGCTTACCTCCTCACACCAGGAATACTCCTTGACTCGGTGCAGGTGCCACAGCGAGGGCTGCGGCTATGTGCTGGAGTGTTGCAACCACTCTGTGAACAACACAGCTAGCTAACAGTGGACTTTGAGACCAACGTTGGTGAGTATCATATTATTTACATggacaaacaaataaagagTTTTGGTATGAATGTTAAGCCATTGTGGGCCTTTTTATGATACGTCCACGACGACAGGTGGCGGTAACGTGTAATTAACGGTCTTGCTTGGCTTTTTCGACACGAAGAAAACACGGTGATAACTACATAAAAACTTCTCCGTTGTCTTTCACTCCGaggcaaatgtttttttgcatATTAAAGTCTCATATAAGTTAGCGTTTTGTACTTTTAAAAAGAgctaaataacattttaaggaGAAAAATGGCGCTGTGGTTGAATCCTTCTCTTTACAACTATGGCAATGGTGCGTTCAAGTGCTCGTAAATACCTACGGTCATAACTCCCCTTAAAAGAAAGAAGTTTATTCAAGTATGCTGTTAatatacttttttaaaactaaaagtAAGAGTATACTTTCAGTTTACTTTTAATGTACTTATCAGAAATATactaatataatatattaattcAATGTTGAAATTTCATCAGAATCAATGTGAAAACGTTAAAATGATCCAGTGACATTTTCTAAAGAATTCTCTTTATCGGTTAAACTTCATGCTTTCCATCAGCAAGTCTTTCTCTATTGGAAATTGATACATAAAAACAACTTAACACCATATTATCCATTTAATTTCTATGATGACTATGTTAAACATAGTCCCCTttgggacaataaagtctattttatcttatcttattctACCACATAACACACCACTTTGGTACAGCAGATAGATATTGCTCAGTAGGAAATCTGTGTACATAGAGAAATGTGGCTCCAAAGGGATTTGGGTTGTTGCTCATTTTATGGATGAGAATAGAAATGCATTTTTGAGAAAACTCCAGTGTAGAACTATAACAGACTGATGAGATAAATGGTAAAGAAGAAATTATGTACTCAAAGGTTTCTCCTGGACTGAGACAGCTTTGCATCAAAGGAACTGACTTTTGGGACAAACAGAGTTACTAGAAACTTTTTGTTAAAGGCATGTTTCCTCAACCCAGTAAAATTATATTCTCAATACTTCCGATGTTGAAGAGGTTATGTAGATAAGAAAAAGATATATCTATTTCCACTTCCTACTAAGGTAAAAGAATGAACttcaaaattttaaatgagatttaTGGAAAGAATTAATTCTTAAGATTGAGATTTAATTTGATGTGAATACATGTGCTTTTCTGTTGTGAATCAGTGTAgtagaaaatatatataagaaATGTATATATAGGAAATAtatattattcatttttaacaattttttaaCAATCCCAATGTCTTGGCTGACAAAAAGTACACAAATAACTTGATTATtgtattttgcaaaaaaaacccccaaaaacaaataaaataaaatgcataaaatgatTTGTCCTAAAGGactaacttctttttttttatttgtttttattttattttgttttgtttttttagacattttattttcatcaatcaaattttttgtttttttcttttccctacattttatttatttgttgtacaattaaatttatttttacattattttatatcATGTAATATATTTTCTACAACtcctgcaaaaataaaataaataaatagataaatgagTGAATggataaattattatcattatcattattattattattattattattattactattatattttgttttatttttagttttaactTGTTTATTGAACAAACATAAGtacataaacattatgtacatacAGATCTGTCCATGCCAGGGATatacagataaaaaataaattaaagaaaagaaaaatataaagtaaataatTAAGACAATGTAAAAATTAGACAATCAAGACACTTCTTGTGAATATAGAATTTTCCCAAtaattaaatgtacaaaaaaaaagaaaaattcaaaacacacaaaatgtctTATCCTGTAATTGAATTGTTTGCCCAGTTTTGTAAGTTTTCTtatataaagttaaatattttggtatatatacaataataaaacaaattgcAGATTGTTTCTTCTTGTCATTTACAGAAGTAAGAATCTTCCATATCAAGcctattttttttccctagaGATATCCGATGCAAATGTTTAAAGGAGACCTCTCTAACGTTATTATAACGACAGATATTGTCCCCAACTTGCCAAATTTTCACACTGTTGGGGAAGTCTATTTTTTCCCACAGGCCTTAAAGCATCGTGTGACGTCACCTAGACAAAACGCATGCTTATACCGCTGCCGTAAACCCCACGTAGCGTGTCGTAAAAACCGATTTGTATCAGTTTTGTCAGAGAAGTAAACTGTTACAGCCATTTATAATCAAACAACGGTAGATTTCTCACATTTAACATGATAATAGTTAAAGTAACTGCGTCTGTACTCGAGCCGGCAACACTTTAACACCATGGTGGACGTCGTGTAGGTTTCTGAGGAGGCAGAAGATGAGTTGATAGCCTGCAAAACAAGCTCGAAAATGGCAACATACAACGCCGAAGGTAAAGGGAAACTGCTGCTAACTAACGCCTCAGCCGTGGTTTTGTGACGTTACATTGAAGTCATGTTGTTGCCAGTTTCTCAGACGTATATCACACAGCTTCCTGTTGACATTACATGTTGCTGCTTTGTGTTTTCTGCCTTCTGGTGTCGGTGCAGGACACtctgtggtggtggaggtgagCCCAGACATCCACATCTGTGGCTTCTGCAAGCAGCAGTATAATAATTTCGAGGTCTTTCTCGCCCATAAGCAAAATGGATGCTCCCTGCCCACCTCTGACACATCAGCCACCACTGCAACAGCCACCCTCACTGGTAAAACACTCAACTTCTGGTTTTATTGTTAATAATTTACATGCAGACTTGATCTACAGTCTGCTTCTCTCATGCACTCATGTCCCTGTTCTGCTCAGATTCCAGCGCCGAGTTTGTTTTCGAGGAAACCTACCAGACCTGTGTTATGAGAGGTGTCAAAAAGATCCTGACCAAAGCACAGAAAACACCTtccaaaaaattaaaaccttccctgacttcaaagagacacagctgCTGTTTCTCAGGTTGGTGCCTCTCGCCGTTTACGACTGTAACACATTCCTGCTTTTCGGCTGCCAAGCAGGGAAAACAGCGCTTCCTGCCAAGTCCCATGTCATTAGCTGTTATTTATTTAGGACACTGTTAGATTAACTTTCCATATGCACCCAGGCTGCACACCTTATAAAACCACTTCTTCTGTCGATCCACAGGTTGCACTTTTAAGACACAGTATGGCCAAAAAGACATGGAGCGGCATCTCAAGACCCACACTGGTACATCAAAGCCTTGCACGTGTGATTGTCCCATTGCTGAAACACTACAGAATCAGATATTGACACACGTTGTGTTTTCCATTTGTCACCCAGGTGAGAAGCCGTTTGAATGCGAGCTGTGCCACAAGCGCTTCAGCCGGCGGGACAAGCTCAACATGCACAGCCGctcacacacaggtgagaagccacaCAAGTGTAAACACTGTCCCTacgcagcagcagacagcagcagtctGAAGAAGCACCTGCGTATCCACTATGACGAACGGCCTTTTAAGTGCCAGATCTGTCCGTACGCCAGCCGCAACTCCAGCCAGCTCACAGTCCACCTCCGCTCGCACACTGGTAGGTGGTAAAAAACCAACTGTGGGATGATGCTGTTTTGTGGACTGCTTTCAGAATCATTGAgtgtttttgtcttgtcttttatTTCACTCCAAGGGGACGCACCTTTCCAGTGCCAACAGTGTGATGCAAAGTTCAAAATCAACTCAGACCTGAAGAGGCACATCCGGATCCACTCCGGTGAAAAGCCTTACAAGTGTGACTTTTGTGAGTACCGCTGCGCCATGAAAGGCAACCTGAAATCTCACATTCAGATCAAACATGGCACCGAGAACTCCTTCCACTGTGCGCACTGCGATTTCCAGTGTGCCAGCAAGAATGCTCTGCGGCAGCACTCGCGAGAACACCAACCCACTCAGCCCATCCAGTGCTCCAAGTGCACTTACTCCTGCGCCAGCAAGGGGGCGCTCAAAGTCCACGAGAGGATCCACTCGGAGGAGCGCCCCTTTAAATGTGACTTCTGCAACTTCGCCTCCAAACAGCGCAGCAACCTCGTCATCCACAAAAAGAAGTGCCACTCGGATAAGCCTGAGAAAGGCGGCGGTGGGAAAGGTGTCAGGGGTGGCAGAGGTGGACGGAAAGGTGGAGGAGGCGATTCTCCGAAACCTGTCGGCTCAAGGTATCGTGCCAAACTAGAAGCAGCTCGAGCTTTTAGCTGTGACTCCTGCGATGCATCGTTTGTGAGGGAGGACTCCCTGCGGAGCCACAAGaagcagcacagagacactCAGAATGTGTTGCAGCTTCAGCTCTCCACCCCGGCCGATTCAGTCAACTTGGTCACGTCACAGAGCAACACCCAGCTCGAAGTTCCCATCCCACATGACACAATGGCTCCTTACAACAGTGCACAGCTCAAAATCATCGTGTCTCACCCTCTGGGTCAGGAGAACCCTTTAATTCCATCAGGTGTGGACAGTCAGCATAAGACCAGCATGGTCCTGCTCAGCCCAGAAAACCAGGACATGGTTGTCAACTCAATGATCCAACAGGTCAACCTGCTGGCGCCCATGCAGCCCCTCGGGTCGTCCCAGACTGCAGACACAACCCTCGAACCCCAGACGGTGCTGCTGACGCAGCTCAGCCCCGACGACACCAACCACCCGCTCCACCAGGCCCTGCTGCACACGGCCATAACTGCTCAGGACTCCAGCAGCGGCTCACAGACTTTCATCACAACCTGCTCTGAGCTGGAGGGCCTCAACGCCTTGATCCAGGAGGGTGGCACAGAGGTGACGGTGGTGACGGAGGGCAACGCCACCATGGTGACCACAGCAACTCCACCTGACATGGTGTGTGCTCCATCAGAGGACATGTCCAAGCCAGCAGGGACAGTTGCGGTCGGGGAGAGTGCCTTACCCTGTGAGGAGAGTGCGTTGCTGGTGCCAAACATCAGCCTGGGCAGCCAGAACGTGGTCATCCACGGCGTTCCACTCATAGTGTCCGCTCAGCCACAGCAGCTCTCTCCTCACACACTCTactcagatacacacacactggaagGCATCCCACAGTGAGCGCAGGGTTCAGACTGAAATCAGAAAGACTGTAACATAAGCTATTTCTTTGTCAGTAAGAACTCTTCTGTAGGTTACGTACGTGCAGGCCATTAACAGTAACTGCTTTTGTTTCTAGCGATTTAATCATTAACCACTGAAGTAACAAAACCGTTGACTCGGAGATATGCTTGTTTTCAGATTTTAGAATAACGAATCATTGTTGTAGCACCCTAGTTGAATCCAGAATGTCGTTATGTTTAACACTGACTAACTTTATGAATATTAAGGTTAATAATTTGGATGTAATTTCACTCACTCTACTTTCAGGGGTCACTTTTAAAGGCGTCAGCGTCAAAATGAGCTGAGAAAAGACTGATGAATCAATGAAGTCATTGTTTAATTAATTACGGTTTATTTTCAGGCAGCATCTtagaaaaaaagtgaataaaagtgTGAAAGAAACTGACACAACTTGAGATTGAATGGATGTCTTTGTGCCGTCATGGAGTTCTCCAGTGTGTCCATTAGGCGGCAGCAGAGTGATACGATACAGGGTGAAGTTCTGGAGTATTGCTCTGTTGTAGTATTGATTCTACATACTCTGCATCAgtagcttttttttcctttttgaaatGAGCATTTTCAAGTCCTCATCTTGAATCCAGGAAGTAGATGCCATTCGTAGAAAACATTAGTCTGCGTATCAAGGTCTCAGTTTCTAAAAGCCAAGTTGCTCTTCCAATAGATTTTTCAATAAAGTGCCTGTTTTGCTTGTGGCTATCTATTATTGTGGCCATTTTTACACTCCAGACTTCAGCACTTAGTATTTGCACAGAGTGAAGGCTGCACCTGAATAGGAGTCTCCCATGAACAGAATGACCATTGATTTCTCTCTCGTCCCTCAGCACTAATGGCTCTGCTGATGCAGACTCTGGCTCAGCACGGCCACAAATTTCGATGAAGTCGTTTGATGGACGAATCTTTGCCCGCACTGAAGTTTCACCTCACAGTTAGTTTGTGCTGCCAAAGGGGGACTGGTACTGCTAGTAAACGAATCGAGGACCACACGCCTCTTGTTGCTGTAGTTTACATTTAACACGGTGTGACGTGTTTGATGAGCTTGTATATATTTTAACTGTTGACGCCTTTTATTCTGTTCCATTTATTGTCTGAGAGAGGCAGAACATTCTCAATTTATACATTTCCTTGATGTGAAACTGTCAGTGGtaaaatgtaactaagtactttTACCACACTTGGTAATTTTACAGATACTTTTAGTGAGTTTTACCATTTTAATGCTTCTAATACTTTGCCATTTTCAGGGCagtactgtattttttactACACTACTCATTACTGACAGTTACTAGTTGACTGCTAGTTATTTAGtagattaaaggaatagtttggcattatgtaaaaatactcttttTCACTTTCTTGTTCAAAGGTAGATGAGAACATTGACACCACTCTCACGTCTCTCTGTTATATTTGAAGCTGCAGCCTGGTTTTGTAAAACTGCAACtggttgtttttatatttgggATTTAAATCAATGAGATATACCTTGGTAACTGCTGAGCtatagaggtgctggtaggttgATTTTATTAAGGGGACTCTATACGAAATTCAGAATGTGTGAGtgtctgcacatggttctcatTGAGGTGGCAGAGctggcagctaacagtgctaactccataacTAGCGCTAAACTGGCAACAGTGCTGAGAGAGTTAATGCTGTTAACCAGGGGGAAATCAGAGGATAGGCGCTACGCTTCCATTACAACACTGTCCCGATATCAACAGTTGCTGCTGtactagtctctatatacagactctacattcagtgaacgtagagtctgtaggcaaaccccggagatcttgcctccggaagaagagcggaagagccctggtttccgattgtaggctgtttgtagtctgcgtgatattgaccaatcatgtttgagccggctgcagttgttgccataTTAAAcagtccgtgcggtgaactaacgaggcggaacataattggcgtcactgcaaactctgaatccatcgcaatggatcagcatatttacttatatataaatggaagcCGGAAACGGAAAtccgcctcctccgcccaaatcaaaccagaatgccaaaaaatcgggggtctgcccccagaggctgtatcgccgtctgccggaagtcagacgccgaatacagccgacgGGTTCCGAGAATGCTGCTGTACAGACacagtgcaaagcagcagcaaTGAGCTAGctagtgggatacacacatgcgcTAACATGTACACTATGACAGACCAGctcaccacaacaaaccacagagaagctcgtGTTATAACACACATAGAGGGAGTGTGACttaattctctgctcaggacgccattaccccactgtatctttacataACAAATATTGGTatgtaggggtgggaatcactaGAGGATCCATGATACAATATAATCATGATCCGATATTATTCCAATTTTAAATGAGTATATTGTAATATAAGTATTGCAATATATCGCAcgatatattgtgatatatgtcctttttttttcaatttatgtCTCTAAAGGAAAATGTCAACGTGTTTAAtctaaagttttcagtctgttcatctcacttcagacattttttgtggcagcaaaatgtatgcagtgaactgaaaaagcagctgattatattattatagtaggctacctaaagttaatttgtatttgtaatattgatCATTTACATGATAAAAAGCGATACTAAGCATTGTGTGccgatacgatattgccacacaaataTATCGCGATACCATGCTCTATCGATTTTTCCCCCACTCCTTGTGCTTTGCTGCTATATTGATACTCTTAATGTTGCACACAGAACTTTTGAGCACAGCCAGGCTTACTGTTTCCCCTATTTTCCaggctttatgctaagctaagctaaccatctgcTCGCTGTAGCTTTTCAAATAGAAGCCATTTCTCAAAATGCCCATTTCTTTTGGATTTAACACACAAAAGAAATCATCTGTGTATAAAATAGGATGCATGTTGCAGATTATACGACCCCAAATATTGAAAGCAGGCAGAGTTAAAATGTTATAAATACTGTTGATATGTATCAGCAATAGCAATCCAATAATATGTCATGCAAGGCGCCATTTTGCTGCCTAATTTTATTGTAAATATGTCTTGTCTATAATCATTTTTTACTTCAATACTTttttgaatgcaggattttACCTTTGAATAGAGGATTTTTAAGTTATGCTGTTGCACTTTGACTCAGGCCTAAGTAAAATATTTGAGAAGTTCTTTCACCACTGAACTAAATGAAGAATGACTGCTGTATATCAGAACTCATAAATGTTGGATAATTAAGCATATCTCCTCTTAAGTCTGAAATTTAAAGGAGAAAAATGGGAGATCTAAGGTTTTAATTACTCCTTAAAGTCACGGTGGATAGTTTGTTTGCTCACAGGCAATTACCCAACAAT harbors:
- the zfp64 gene encoding zinc finger protein 64 isoform X1, coding for MATYNAEGHSVVVEVSPDIHICGFCKQQYNNFEVFLAHKQNGCSLPTSDTSATTATATLTDSSAEFVFEETYQTCVMRGVKKILTKAQKTPSKKLKPSLTSKRHSCCFSGCTFKTQYGQKDMERHLKTHTGEKPFECELCHKRFSRRDKLNMHSRSHTGEKPHKCKHCPYAAADSSSLKKHLRIHYDERPFKCQICPYASRNSSQLTVHLRSHTGDAPFQCQQCDAKFKINSDLKRHIRIHSGEKPYKCDFCEYRCAMKGNLKSHIQIKHGTENSFHCAHCDFQCASKNALRQHSREHQPTQPIQCSKCTYSCASKGALKVHERIHSEERPFKCDFCNFASKQRSNLVIHKKKCHSDKPEKGGGGKGVRGGRGGRKGGGGDSPKPVGSRYRAKLEAARAFSCDSCDASFVREDSLRSHKKQHRDTQNVLQLQLSTPADSVNLVTSQSNTQLEVPIPHDTMAPYNSAQLKIIVSHPLGQENPLIPSGVDSQHKTSMVLLSPENQDMVVNSMIQQVNLLAPMQPLGSSQTADTTLEPQTVLLTQLSPDDTNHPLHQALLHTAITAQDSSSGSQTFITTCSELEGLNALIQEGGTEVTVVTEGNATMVTTATPPDMVCAPSEDMSKPAGTVAVGESALPCEESALLVPNISLGSQNVVIHGVPLIVSAQPQQLSPHTLYSDTHTLEGIPQ
- the zfp64 gene encoding zinc finger protein 64 isoform X2, which encodes MRGVKKILTKAQKTPSKKLKPSLTSKRHSCCFSGCTFKTQYGQKDMERHLKTHTGEKPFECELCHKRFSRRDKLNMHSRSHTGEKPHKCKHCPYAAADSSSLKKHLRIHYDERPFKCQICPYASRNSSQLTVHLRSHTGDAPFQCQQCDAKFKINSDLKRHIRIHSGEKPYKCDFCEYRCAMKGNLKSHIQIKHGTENSFHCAHCDFQCASKNALRQHSREHQPTQPIQCSKCTYSCASKGALKVHERIHSEERPFKCDFCNFASKQRSNLVIHKKKCHSDKPEKGGGGKGVRGGRGGRKGGGGDSPKPVGSRYRAKLEAARAFSCDSCDASFVREDSLRSHKKQHRDTQNVLQLQLSTPADSVNLVTSQSNTQLEVPIPHDTMAPYNSAQLKIIVSHPLGQENPLIPSGVDSQHKTSMVLLSPENQDMVVNSMIQQVNLLAPMQPLGSSQTADTTLEPQTVLLTQLSPDDTNHPLHQALLHTAITAQDSSSGSQTFITTCSELEGLNALIQEGGTEVTVVTEGNATMVTTATPPDMVCAPSEDMSKPAGTVAVGESALPCEESALLVPNISLGSQNVVIHGVPLIVSAQPQQLSPHTLYSDTHTLEGIPQ